From Actinopolyspora lacussalsi, a single genomic window includes:
- a CDS encoding vacuolar-type H+-ATPase subunit I/STV1 (product_source=COG1269; cog=COG1269; superfamily=103473; transmembrane_helix_parts=Outside_1_14,TMhelix_15_37,Inside_38_38,TMhelix_39_61,Outside_62_64,TMhelix_65_87,Inside_88_93,TMhelix_94_111,Outside_112_115,TMhelix_116_133,Inside_134_144), with amino-acid sequence MAHAEHGTGSPVDRSHGVLASGVEMFASVLMVIIGLFHVVVGLTALLQSSFYVVAGGYFFGADITAWGWVHVALGLLVGATGAALLSRRRWARVTGIVIVAVSALGNFLFIPFQPLWSVLIIAVDVVVIWALATQLRGIPAVRE; translated from the coding sequence ATGGCACACGCCGAGCACGGGACCGGATCCCCGGTCGACCGTTCCCACGGAGTCCTGGCCAGCGGTGTGGAGATGTTCGCCAGCGTGCTGATGGTGATCATCGGGCTTTTCCACGTCGTTGTCGGCCTCACGGCACTGCTGCAGAGTTCGTTCTACGTGGTTGCCGGGGGTTACTTCTTCGGTGCCGACATCACGGCTTGGGGATGGGTGCACGTGGCGCTGGGCCTGCTGGTCGGAGCCACCGGTGCGGCGCTGCTGTCGCGACGGCGCTGGGCGCGCGTCACCGGTATCGTGATCGTCGCGGTGAGCGCGTTGGGCAATTTCCTGTTCATCCCGTTCCAACCGTTGTGGTCGGTATTGATCATCGCGGTGGACGTGGTGGTGATCTGGGCACTGGCTACTCAGCTGCGCGGAATTCCCGCGGTGCGTGAGTAA
- a CDS encoding nucleotide-binding universal stress UspA family protein (product_source=COG0589; cath_funfam=3.40.50.620; cog=COG0589; pfam=PF00582; superfamily=52402), whose protein sequence is MTGETTYRITVGIDGSPASKAALRWAVRQAELTGGEITTVIAWDYPPIYGWEVPNGADLDNDAARILNAVLAETFGDEASVFPHREVVQGHPARALLDVANETAAALIVVGNSGHGGFTGALLGSVSQHCVARARTPVVVVRAEQHDGSG, encoded by the coding sequence ATGACTGGGGAGACCACCTATCGGATCACTGTCGGGATCGACGGCTCACCGGCCTCGAAAGCGGCACTCCGCTGGGCGGTTCGGCAGGCCGAACTCACCGGCGGGGAAATAACGACCGTGATCGCCTGGGACTACCCACCGATCTACGGTTGGGAAGTACCGAACGGTGCGGATCTCGACAACGACGCGGCACGGATCCTCAACGCCGTGCTCGCGGAGACCTTCGGCGACGAGGCATCCGTTTTCCCGCACCGCGAGGTGGTCCAGGGCCATCCGGCCAGAGCGCTGCTGGACGTGGCGAACGAGACGGCGGCCGCACTGATCGTCGTGGGCAACAGCGGTCACGGCGGTTTCACCGGCGCGTTGCTGGGATCGGTCAGCCAGCACTGCGTGGCCCGTGCCCGCACACCGGTCGTGGTGGTACGGGCTGAGCAGCACGACGGCTCCGGATGA
- a CDS encoding nucleotide-binding universal stress UspA family protein (product_source=COG0589; cath_funfam=3.40.50.620; cog=COG0589; pfam=PF00582; superfamily=52402), whose amino-acid sequence MSAERTGKVVVGFDELEHSRQTVRWAAFEAASRQRTLLIVRAIPVPLEQITRIHLPSEAVESEPLRTESENELRAMVAECRAELPRLEMETSIRMGHPAKILGEAAEGAEMLVLGPPEQTQPWRVLLGSTSAELVRTAELPVVVVRGERENERITNSPDEFTRVVVGVDGSRGSQRAIEFAYEFAFRHDAELIALLAWNEIRKYALSVSARRKLNWEEAHETCQRVLSESVAGQRENYPDVVLRSEVVTNEGAADALFSASEQADLLVVGSHGRGPIRSSLLGSVSYAVAHYAQCPVAVVH is encoded by the coding sequence ATGAGCGCGGAGCGGACCGGCAAGGTCGTCGTCGGATTCGACGAACTCGAACACTCACGGCAGACGGTACGGTGGGCCGCTTTCGAAGCGGCCAGCAGACAGCGGACGCTGCTGATCGTCCGCGCCATCCCCGTACCGTTGGAACAGATCACCCGCATACACCTGCCCAGTGAGGCGGTGGAGTCCGAACCGCTGCGCACCGAATCGGAGAACGAACTCCGGGCCATGGTGGCCGAGTGTCGTGCGGAACTTCCGCGGCTGGAAATGGAAACCTCGATACGGATGGGGCACCCGGCCAAGATTCTCGGCGAGGCCGCGGAGGGGGCCGAGATGTTGGTGCTGGGACCCCCGGAGCAGACACAGCCCTGGCGGGTGCTGCTCGGCTCCACCTCTGCCGAACTGGTTCGCACCGCCGAGCTTCCCGTGGTGGTGGTTCGGGGCGAGCGGGAGAACGAACGGATCACCAATAGCCCGGACGAGTTCACCAGAGTGGTGGTGGGTGTCGACGGTTCCCGAGGCAGCCAACGTGCCATCGAGTTCGCCTACGAGTTCGCCTTCCGCCACGACGCTGAACTGATCGCCCTGTTGGCGTGGAACGAGATCCGCAAGTACGCCCTGTCCGTCTCCGCGCGGCGCAAACTCAACTGGGAAGAGGCGCACGAGACCTGTCAACGGGTGCTTTCGGAATCGGTGGCCGGACAACGTGAGAATTATCCGGACGTCGTGCTGCGGAGCGAGGTGGTGACCAATGAGGGAGCCGCGGACGCGTTGTTCTCCGCCTCGGAACAGGCCGATCTGTTGGTCGTGGGCAGCCACGGCAGGGGACCGATCAGATCGAGCCTGCTCGGCTCGGTCAGCTACGCCGTCGCACACTACGCACAGTGCCCGGTGGCCGTGGTCCACTGA
- a CDS encoding nucleotide-binding universal stress UspA family protein (product_source=COG0589; cath_funfam=3.40.50.620; cog=COG0589; pfam=PF00582; superfamily=52402): protein MSTEQERVVVGVDGSAGAAEALSWALRYASNSGAEITALIAWAHPSYYGLGAPIPEEDFDQRAEQQLARAVADAVSQLGVDVGVQQRVVRGIPARALLDAAEDADLLVVGSRGHGGFTGALLGSVGQHCVHHAPCPVVVVRERGE, encoded by the coding sequence ATGAGTACCGAGCAGGAACGAGTGGTCGTCGGGGTGGACGGGTCCGCGGGCGCCGCGGAAGCACTGTCATGGGCACTGCGCTACGCCTCCAACAGCGGAGCGGAGATCACCGCCTTGATCGCCTGGGCACACCCGAGCTACTACGGCTTGGGCGCTCCGATTCCGGAGGAGGACTTCGACCAGCGGGCCGAACAGCAGTTGGCGCGGGCGGTCGCCGACGCCGTCAGCCAGCTCGGAGTCGATGTCGGTGTACAGCAACGAGTGGTGCGGGGAATTCCCGCGCGAGCCCTGCTGGACGCGGCCGAGGACGCCGATCTGCTGGTCGTGGGCAGCCGGGGGCACGGGGGTTTCACCGGCGCGTTGCTCGGATCGGTCGGTCAACACTGCGTACACCACGCGCCGTGTCCGGTGGTCGTGGTACGCGAACGCGGCGAATAG
- a CDS encoding hypothetical protein (product_source=Hypo-rule applied; pfam=PF11239; transmembrane_helix_parts=Inside_1_46,TMhelix_47_81,Outside_82_88), translating to MLDRYERRRLDEIEHQLSGDDPHLAELMSNEGSRRSRGLRFNLRTGIIVFSYACALLCLVLGEGAGFFLGVALATVMIGLYDWTMRAV from the coding sequence ATGCTCGATCGGTACGAACGGCGCAGGCTGGACGAGATCGAGCACCAGCTCAGCGGTGACGACCCCCACCTGGCCGAACTCATGAGCAACGAGGGTTCCCGCCGGTCTCGCGGGCTGCGGTTCAACCTCCGCACGGGGATAATCGTCTTCTCCTACGCGTGCGCGCTGCTGTGCCTGGTGCTCGGTGAAGGAGCGGGCTTCTTCCTGGGGGTCGCGCTCGCGACCGTGATGATCGGGCTGTACGACTGGACGATGCGTGCCGTTTGA
- a CDS encoding triacylglycerol lipase (product_source=KO:K01046; cath_funfam=3.40.50.1820; ko=KO:K01046; pfam=PF01764; superfamily=53474) encodes MPVVEIDHKTTGYNLGHAYWLARAARLSYEDESSIREKIAEWGFDRCRYFHSELDSSLPIEDTQGFVAASADMIIVAFRGTEPKQLKDWLSDANALVESGPAGRGKVHQGFSQALDSVYQDVKAAVDEFRDNDQTLWFIGHSLGGALAMLASARMYFEDPGLLADGVYTFGQPRTCDRGLAGDYDEVFTDRTFRFVNNNDIVAQVPPEPVFHHVQHVRYFDTDGELHHRISTFDGLTDSLAGFTSDVSAPASDGLRDHFVDNYVALLEAKVS; translated from the coding sequence GTGCCCGTTGTCGAGATCGACCACAAAACGACCGGATACAACCTCGGACACGCGTACTGGCTGGCCCGGGCGGCCAGGCTTTCCTACGAGGACGAGTCTTCGATACGCGAGAAGATCGCGGAATGGGGATTCGACCGTTGCCGGTACTTCCACAGTGAGTTGGATTCCTCGCTTCCCATCGAGGACACACAAGGCTTCGTCGCCGCCAGCGCCGACATGATCATCGTGGCCTTCCGAGGGACCGAGCCGAAGCAGCTCAAGGACTGGCTGTCCGACGCCAACGCGCTCGTGGAATCCGGCCCTGCGGGCAGGGGCAAGGTGCACCAGGGATTCAGCCAGGCCCTGGATTCGGTGTATCAGGATGTGAAAGCAGCGGTAGACGAGTTTCGGGACAACGATCAGACACTGTGGTTCATCGGTCACAGCCTCGGCGGAGCCCTTGCCATGCTCGCCTCGGCACGCATGTACTTCGAGGATCCAGGGCTGCTCGCCGACGGCGTCTACACCTTCGGCCAACCACGTACCTGCGACAGGGGACTGGCCGGTGACTACGACGAGGTGTTCACCGACCGGACCTTCCGATTCGTCAACAACAACGACATCGTGGCTCAGGTCCCCCCGGAACCCGTTTTCCACCACGTGCAGCACGTCCGCTATTTCGATACCGACGGCGAGCTGCACCATCGGATCTCCACATTCGACGGTCTGACCGACAGCCTCGCGGGCTTCACCTCGGACGTGTCCGCTCCCGCGAGTGACGGTCTCCGTGACCACTTCGTGGACAACTACGTGGCACTGCTGGAAGCGAAGGTGAGCTGA
- a CDS encoding hypothetical protein (product_source=Hypo-rule applied; pfam=PF08962; superfamily=143212), with the protein MIATEEWSVTIFIDEREDRTHAEARLHRQHQPEVRANGLARRNPHDSNIPRIGAELAASRALSQLAHQLLDDSIADVEQSTGEPAYFHT; encoded by the coding sequence ATGATCGCCACAGAGGAATGGTCGGTGACGATTTTCATCGACGAACGCGAGGACCGAACACACGCCGAGGCCAGACTGCACCGGCAGCACCAGCCGGAGGTCCGGGCCAACGGCTTGGCCCGCCGCAATCCGCACGACAGCAACATTCCGCGGATCGGTGCCGAACTCGCCGCCTCGCGTGCGCTGTCACAGCTGGCGCACCAGTTGCTGGACGATTCCATCGCCGACGTCGAGCAGTCCACCGGTGAACCGGCCTACTTCCACACCTAG